A single genomic interval of Theropithecus gelada isolate Dixy chromosome 16, Tgel_1.0, whole genome shotgun sequence harbors:
- the TM4SF5 gene encoding transmembrane 4 L6 family member 5 — MCTGKCARCVGLSLITLSLVCIVANALLLVPNGETSWTNTNQLSLQVWLMGGFIGGGLMVLCPGIAAVRAGGKGCCGAGCCGNRCRMLRSVFSSAFGVLGAIYCLSVSGAGLRNGPRCLMNGKWDYHFEDTAGAYLLNGTLWNRCEAPPRVVPWNVTLFSLLVAASCLEIVLCGIQLVNATIGVFCGDCRKKQDATH, encoded by the exons ATGTGTACGGGAAAGTGTGCCCGCTGCGTGGGGCTCTCCCTCATCACCCTCTCCCTGGTCTGCATCGTGGCCAATGCCCTCCTGCTGGTGCCTAATGGGGAGACCTCCTGGACCAACACCAACCAACTCAGCTTGCAAGTCTGGCTCATGGGCGGCTTCATCGGTGGAGGCCTGATG GTGCTGTGTCCGGGAATTGCAGCCGTTCGGGCAGGGGGCAAGGGCTGCTGTGGCGCTGGGTGCTGTGGAAATCGCTGCAGG ATGCTGCGCTCGGTCTTCTCCTCGGCGTTCGGGGTGCTTGGTGCCATCTACTGCCTCTCAGTGTCTGGAGCCGGGCTCCGAAATGGACCCAGATGCTTAATGAACGGCAAGTGGGACTACCACTTCGAAGACACCGC GGGCGCTTACTTGCTCAACGGCACTCTGTGGAATCGGTGCGAGGCGCCCCCTCGCGTGGTCCCCTGGAATGTGACGCTCTTCTCTCTGCTGGTGGCCGCCTCGTGCCTGGAGATAGTACTGTGTGGGATCCAGCTGGTGAACGCGACCATTGGTGTCTTCTGTGGCGATTGCAGGAAAAAACAG GACGCCACTCACTGA
- the VMO1 gene encoding vitelline membrane outer layer protein 1 homolog isoform X1, which yields MEPGQGAKLLPLLLLLQATRFTCAQADGWNGYPAVIEVTNGGPWGDWASPEMCPDGFFASGFSLKVEPPQGILGDDTALNGIRLHCVRGSVLGNTQVVESQSGSWGKWSEPLWCRGGAYLVAFSLRVEAPTTLGDNTAANNVRFRCSDGEELQGPGLSWGDFGDWSDPCPKGVCGLQTKIQGPRGLSDDTALNDVRLFCCLN from the exons ATGGAGCCAGGCCAGGGAGCCaagctgctgccgctgctgctgcttctgcaggCGACGCGTTTCACATGTGCACAGGCAGATGGCTGGAACGGCTACCCGGCGGTCATCGAAGTGACCAACGGGGGTCCCTGGGGCGACTGGGCCTCGCCTGAGATGTGTCCTGACGGATTCTTCGCCAGCGGGTTCTCGCTCAAG GTGGAGCCTCCCCAAGGCATTCTTGGCGATGACACTGCACTGAATGGGATCAGGCTGCACTGCGTGCGCGGGAGCGTCCTAGGCAACACGCAAGTGGTGGAGTCCCAGTCTGGAAG CTGGGGCAAATGGAGCGAGCCGCTGTGGTGTCGCGGCGGCGCCTACCTAGTGGCTTTCTCGCTTCGCGTGGAGGCACCCACGACCCTCGGTGACAACACAGCAGCGAACAACGTGCGCTTCCGCTGTTCGGACGGCGAGGAACTGCAGGGGCCTGGGCTGAGCTGGGGAGACTTTGGAGACTGGAGTGACCCTTGCCCCAAGGGCGTGTGCGGCCTGCAGACCAAGATCCAGGGACCTAGAGGCTTAAGCGACGACACTGCGCTGAACGACGTGCGCTTATTCTGCTGCCTCAATTGA
- the VMO1 gene encoding vitelline membrane outer layer protein 1 homolog isoform X2: MEPGQGAKLLPLLLLLQATRFTCAQADGWNGYPAVIEVTNGGPWGDWASPEMCPDGFFASGFSLKVEPPQGILGDDTALNGIRLHCVRGSVLGNTQVLGQMERAAVVSRRRLPSGFLASRGGTHDPR; the protein is encoded by the exons ATGGAGCCAGGCCAGGGAGCCaagctgctgccgctgctgctgcttctgcaggCGACGCGTTTCACATGTGCACAGGCAGATGGCTGGAACGGCTACCCGGCGGTCATCGAAGTGACCAACGGGGGTCCCTGGGGCGACTGGGCCTCGCCTGAGATGTGTCCTGACGGATTCTTCGCCAGCGGGTTCTCGCTCAAG GTGGAGCCTCCCCAAGGCATTCTTGGCGATGACACTGCACTGAATGGGATCAGGCTGCACTGCGTGCGCGGGAGCGTCCTAGGCAACACGCAAGTG CTGGGGCAAATGGAGCGAGCCGCTGTGGTGTCGCGGCGGCGCCTACCTAGTGGCTTTCTCGCTTCGCGTGGAGGCACCCACGACCCTCGGTGA
- the VMO1 gene encoding vitelline membrane outer layer protein 1 homolog isoform X4, whose protein sequence is MEPGQGAKLLPLLLLLQATRFTCAQADGWNGYPAVIEVTNGGPWGDWASPEMCPDGFFASGFSLKLGQMERAAVVSRRRLPSGFLASRGGTHDPR, encoded by the exons ATGGAGCCAGGCCAGGGAGCCaagctgctgccgctgctgctgcttctgcaggCGACGCGTTTCACATGTGCACAGGCAGATGGCTGGAACGGCTACCCGGCGGTCATCGAAGTGACCAACGGGGGTCCCTGGGGCGACTGGGCCTCGCCTGAGATGTGTCCTGACGGATTCTTCGCCAGCGGGTTCTCGCTCAAG CTGGGGCAAATGGAGCGAGCCGCTGTGGTGTCGCGGCGGCGCCTACCTAGTGGCTTTCTCGCTTCGCGTGGAGGCACCCACGACCCTCGGTGA
- the VMO1 gene encoding vitelline membrane outer layer protein 1 homolog isoform X3 yields MEPGQGAKLLPLLLLLQATRFTCAQADGWNGYPAVIEVTNGGPWGDWASPEMCPDGFFASGFSLKVEPPQGILGDDTALNGIRLHCVRGSVLGNTQVVESQSGRWGTGV; encoded by the exons ATGGAGCCAGGCCAGGGAGCCaagctgctgccgctgctgctgcttctgcaggCGACGCGTTTCACATGTGCACAGGCAGATGGCTGGAACGGCTACCCGGCGGTCATCGAAGTGACCAACGGGGGTCCCTGGGGCGACTGGGCCTCGCCTGAGATGTGTCCTGACGGATTCTTCGCCAGCGGGTTCTCGCTCAAG GTGGAGCCTCCCCAAGGCATTCTTGGCGATGACACTGCACTGAATGGGATCAGGCTGCACTGCGTGCGCGGGAGCGTCCTAGGCAACACGCAAGTGGTGGAGTCCCAGTCTGGAAGGTGGGGCACAGGGGTCTAG